The Fulvia fulva chromosome 6, complete sequence genome includes a window with the following:
- a CDS encoding Double-strand-specific pac1 ribonuclease — protein sequence MDNPYNDRDRSSNRDRDRDRDRNRDHSRTYDDRNNKRSHDDEHDGRDKKRPKQDHHNNRNGRPQQSQDGPSRNRNKKQEHRNDGGAERTPRQVDAIKDENRRLKAELNALKASIAHGDSNIQNGNATSAQLSHSDAYAQLPAPQEILTDVALYTPFTVADGLPQLPPVTDEKLRAAVFKHKSIYAQHQDGAEGIITYEKLEYLGDAYLELFASRLIYHRFPQLAAGQMSQDRETLVKNETLARFSKAYGFDKKVQVDKSVKAQMEHDKANKGFNKVLGDVFEAYVAAVALSHEDGFAAAEKWLTALWAPKVLELFHAHKSLLIHADGADPLTTFNPNAAQELSARIGNGRDCKLDYKVLPTIELKDDHLGQNLWIMELYIDGYGHTHKLLARGQGANKKEAKAWAAIKAMHGENKYVVEECEAKCRKSREQHKAQKEMQVKQETQVKQEVPVKQEKDLVGSAS from the coding sequence ATGGACAACCCATACAACGACCGAGACCGAAGCTCGAACCGCGACCGCGACCGCGACCGCGACCGCAATCGAGACCACTCGCGCACTTATGATGACCGCAACAACAAGCGCAGCCATGACGACGAGCACGACGGTCGCGACAAGAAGCGCCCCAAGCAAGATCATCACAACAACCGCAATGGCCGTCCACAGCAATCTCAAGACGGCCCATCTCGTAACCGGAACAAGAAACAGGAGCACCGCAATGATGGTGGAGCAGAACGTACACCTCGTCAAGTCGACGCGATCAAGGACGAGAACCGCCGCTTGAAGGCAGAGCTGAACGCGCTCAAGGCAAGTATCGCCCACGGCGACTCGAACATTCAGAACGGCAACGCTACCTCTGCCCAGCTATCGCACAGTGATGCCTATGCTCAGCTGCCAGCACCCCAGGAGATCCTCACAGATGTTGCGCTCTACACACCCTTCACAGTCGCGGATGGCCTTCCACAGCTGCCTCCCGTGACTGACGAGAAGTTGCGTGCTGCAGTCTTCAAGCACAAGTCGATCTACGCGCAGCATCAAGATGGCGCGGAGGGCATCATCACCTACGAGAAGCTCGAGTATCTTGGCGACGCATACCTCGAGCTGTTCGCGTCACGCCTGATCTATCACCGCTTTCCGCAACTTGCCGCAGGCCAGATGTCACAAGATCGCGAGACGCTGGTCAAGAACGAAACACTCGCCCGTTTCTCCAAAGCATACGGGTTCGACAAGAAGGTGCAGGTGGACAAGAGCGTCAAAGCACAGATGGAGCATGACAAGGCCAACAAAGGCTTCAACAAAGTTCTCGGAGATGTCTTCGAAGCTTACGTTGCTGCGGTCGCACTCAGTCACGAGGACGGGTTCGCAGCTGCCGAGAAGTGGCTGACGGCGCTTTGGGCTCCAAAGGTGCTTGAATTGTTTCATGCTCACAAGAGTCTCCTCATCCATGCGGATGGTGCCGACCCTCTCACCACCTTCAACCCCAACGCTGCCCAAGAGCTGTCCGCCCGCATCGGCAATGGCCGCGACTGCAAGCTTGACTACAAGGTCCTCCCAACAATAGAGCTGAAGGATGATCACTTGGGTCAGAATTTGTGGATCATGGAGCTCTACATCGATGGGTACGGGCACACACACAAGCTTCTTGCCAGGGGTCAAGGTGCGAACAAGAAGGAAGCCAAGGCATGGGCAGCCATCAAGGCCATGCACGGCGAGAACAAGTACGTCGTGGAGGAGTGTGAGGCGAAGTGCCGAAAGTCGAGAGAGCAGCACAAGGCACAGAAGGAGATGCAAGTCAAGCAAGAGACTCAAGTCAAGCAAGAGGTTCCAGTCAAGCAGGAGAAGGACTTGGTGGGAAGTGCATCTTAG
- a CDS encoding Mitochondrial 37S ribosomal protein S27 has protein sequence MAVPRSRVLDLLRTQCRIFNTTFNPTNAKLGNKVLRQRLRGPSIAAYYPRRVATFVDLKRLYPGRELYDDFEEDRLEHIQIAKSRGKGAPKKKKTAEQSTKNKKKKR, from the exons ATGGCCGTCCCACGCTCCCGAGTACTGGACCTTCTCAGAACACAGTGCCGGATATTCAACACTACTTTCAACCCAACGAATGCGAAACTCGGAAACAAAGTCCTGCGCCAACGATTACGAGGCCCTTCGATCGCCGCATACTACCCTCGCCGAGTCGCGACATTCGTGGACTTGAAGAGATTATATCCAGGAAGGGAGCTGTACGATGACTTCGAGGAGGACCGGTTAGAGCACATTCAGATCGCGAAGAGCAGAGGAAAGGGTGCgccgaagaagaagaagacgGCTGAAC AATCGACCAAGAACAAAAAGAAGAAGAGGTAG